In Dermacentor variabilis isolate Ectoservices chromosome 1, ASM5094787v1, whole genome shotgun sequence, the genomic stretch aatttgtgcttttaataaacgctttataacctgcaatgtaataacTTCAACTTGCTACTGTTGTGAATACACCACAAGATGAACATTTTAAAGTAATGGTGATGAAGGTTGTTCACTATTCTAGAACTATTCAAAAGGTATTCAATACTTGATTCAATTCAGTCTTGAAAAAGGCCTTAGTAAAATGCTTTGTCCAAGCCGTTGTGGTACGAGATAAGGTTTGGTCCAGCAAACAAACTGCACACATATTCCTCATATAAAATTAAGAGCTAGCAGATGCTTGCTACAGTCCACAACACCAAATATGAAAATTTACTTTACTCACAGGTATGTGCTGGAATACTTTTTCCGATCTACCAGCACAACAGAACGAAAACTTTTCTCCATGGATTCCTGAAAGCAAATAAAGGACCATCAAGTATACAGCTGGTCTTTAATAGCTTGAACTTACAGTTTTGTAGAATGGATGTGGGTAATTATTTTTCCTTGTCCAGTTGATGAGCACTGTCTttggcaggtttgccatttcaaACATGTTTCTGTTGTAcattaaaaaagcaaaaataaacaacTATTCTAACACATTGCATTTAGAGCATACCTAACAAACTTGGCCTCCATTTGCCACACTTCATCATCTCCAATTTTGGACTTCTTCAGCACTGGCTCAGCATAGCAGTTGTTACTGAGCTCCCTCAAAGCCATTGCTCTAGCCTGGAGCTTGAGCTGCCAAGAAGCATGCTTATCTTGCATATTCCAGAGCACACTGTAAGATAATCACCATCACGATTGCAGTTGTGCATAGCATCAATTTAAGTAGGCCAAAAAATCTCATAAAGTACCATATTTCCTCCATTTGTTGACTGGCCAAAAGTGCTTTGCCTCTGTCACTTTCCTGAAGCGAGCCAAGCATCTGCTGAACACAGTACTTTGTGTTTGTTGCCCTGTTGTCATATTCTATTGCCTGTAACAAAATCAAAATGAAGCAATGTGTGCATGTTCTACATCTCACATTCAACATGTTAAATGACTACAGCAGCAATCTTACATAGGCAAGGTACTCTTGTATAACATCATCTATTGGTTTCTTGCCTTCCTTTCTAAATATGGAGCAGTTGCTTTCTGCCTGACGAGCCAGCAtcacagaagcagcaccagtGGCCTGCCGAAAATGCTCAATGTCTTCATAGCAGGCTATCTCTCCAGATCCCCCACTGCAAAGAATGCAATTTGTATACATAAAAACAGAGCCCTTTTCCCTTCCTGTAAAGCTAACTTTACAGGTACTGTCTCTTTCTTTGAAACTTGCAGGATTGATACTGTCCAAAGAACATAATTAGTTTCTTATAACCTCACAACATAACAAGCCTTGACTATACATACAAATAATTGGGACATTAGCTGTGGCCAAACAATCTACATGAAGGCTGATGTTGCACAGCACTATTCTGCTGGAATGAAAATCCAGACATTTCATGTTGCCAAGCCCAAAAGAACCACTTTAGAGAATTATTGCAAGTCACAAATAAAATTACTAAGGAAAGGGAGAGAAATATTTTTTAGTAGACTGTGCATTGGTATTACAACCATTAAATAAAcacttaagaaagaaaatgcatgAAAGGAAAATGAACTAGCAATATCTTTCAGCCCCTGTGGTGGCACAACACAAAAAGAAGAATGTATTTCCAAATACGAGCAGTTTTTTTCAGAATGGTTTAAGCTGTGCAAGGAAATATTTTAAGCACGACTTCAAGGGCAAATGTTACAGTTAGCTCAGTGCAACCTCGGTGTACACAAGCATGTTTGGCTTTTGTTTCCTTAAGACAATGCAGTGGAATCTCAATAAATGGAAATAGCTTAAACAGAACTGAGTCTTAaacggaacaccatcctcatggttggttggttttgtattcatgcaactgtactcagctttgtctctcagtaaatggaactcctgataaacagaaccaatttccctggtcccttgaggttccatttaaagagagtccactgtaAATCTAGAGGACCAAAAATGCAGTGATGTCTACTTAAAAAAGGCCATTATTACACCACACATGAAGTTCAACTGAAAACATATGCATGAAGAGAGAGGAGAAATTACTTTGCAATGATGGGAATGTTGACATGCTCAGCCAGAGCTTTAATAACTGCATTCCTGTTGGCGTGTTGTGGTCGTTCATCTTTCGTTCGTCCATGAACACCAATTGCTTTCACACCGGTTGATTCAATCAGTTTCCCAAGAGCCAACGTGTCTTCAAGCTGTGCAAGTGTACCAGAAAACAGGTCAAAGGCTGGATTACTCATTATAAAAATCCTACATTTTTAAGTGATGTAGCAGCcataaagtgttttttttttacaaaaacttAGTGAACAAGCACTTTTTCAACCAATCATATTCTGGCACTCAGTTTTATTACAAGAGCCTGGAAATCTTGCAACAGCTAATGAATGCATGTTTCAACACCATACCTTTTCAAGAACTCTAATCTTGCACGTTACAGGTAACTCAGTGTTTTGGACAAGGGCTGTCAAGATGGCTTTCACCTTGTCAGTTTGTGTTAGCAGAGCAGCACCCATTCCACCCTGAAAAAATGTACGAAACATATCAGTGCAACAGCCAACCACATCGACGTCAATGCTTCTCACAATGACAGGACCTTTATGGAGAATTCCTTTGGACAGCCCATGTTCACATCTATGCCAGCCACATCTTTCTCACTGAAAAAGATTCATACATTATGCATCAGCACAAGTACAAGCTCTAACTGGCCGAGTGAATACATTGTCAAAGAAACTAAACAGTGCTAAACCATTCAAACCAAATGTGGTTACTCCTGAACTTAAAGCTATGGAAATTAGTGCACCCACCGAGGCACATTCAGAAAGTAAGTTCCGATTAATTGTCAAGAGGAAActtcagctcgggcccaactctgacgcggcctattcaaatacatgtaaaacgcaaaaatgtttttctgagataacacctGGACTGCTTTTAATGaaaattgttgcatttgagagagaaagttaaattctagtgactgtcggaagcaaaatttcgatttagggcctgaatgttgTTAAAAaggttttcaaaaatttgaaagtttgaaaaatatagaagcacgaactttataaattaatagctctgcatcaagaacagatattgcagttctgtaaaccgTATTCACtcgatcattgaaagcggacagaATTGATATGTAATTTTagatcttacgtgaatttgttacgttgtgtacaagggttctgcaaaagctgtatctcCATATTAcacattttttgagattcatgtgtaacataccaagtTTGTTGGCTTTAAATGTTCTCttagatgcaatttacataattgtgatatcatttgtCACTGCCGAGTTACAACATTGTAAACTCggtagtttcattttctgaaaattttcgatttttgccgatcttttaataaaaaattgacaatctagatcaaaaattcaaaaccaacagtcaccagattttattttaagtttttcttttaaatgcaacaaacttcgccaaatttggtgcagtggttgccgagaaaaacgaattctcctttaacatgtatttagataggagtgcccgagctaaagcttcctcttaaattggcCAAGAACATCAGAAACTTTTTATTGATTACTGCGAACACAGTGGCATATAGccatacagtcgactctcgttacaatggaccctgaTAATATGGCAAAAGGACGTCCGTTTTATCcaaagtccgtaatatccgaaatgcttcacttccgaaactttcgtcgAGATGTCTaataactttattgcaaagagtgagtgacgaacgtccaaagtaaaaaaccaagtcgcagtttcgcttgCAAGGCGAGaaatcgattgcaatagcaaattaagcaagataagtgcggcagcagcagcgagcgaattgacctttgtgctctcttttgcttcaacgcgaactaaacgtcaaaatcacagcgcatacgaagctaccagcactgggcgcactttgtccacatcgcagatcgctttcaagacacggcgTCGCACGGCCACGCCGTTAACAGCAGCCACC encodes the following:
- the Dus2 gene encoding dihydrouridine synthase 2 isoform X1, whose amino-acid sequence is MTSSIGYRNKTILAPMVRIGTLPMRLLALHYGADLVYTEELIDYRLLKCQRIENKVLGTIDFVDDDHQIVLRTCKKEKGRNILQIGTCNPERAVQVAKLVPWIAVCNEGNLPLEMAHQDFLPQKLQLATSEKDVAGIDVNMGCPKEFSIKGGMGAALLTQTDKVKAILTALVQNTELPVTCKIRVLEKLEDTLALGKLIESTGVKAIGVHGRTKDERPQHANRNAVIKALAEHVNIPIIANGGSGEIACYEDIEHFRQATGAASVMLARQAESNCSIFRKEGKKPIDDVIQEYLAYAIEYDNRATNTKYCVQQMLGSLQESDRGKALLASQQMEEICVLWNMQDKHASWQLKLQARAMALRELSNNCYAEPVLKKSKIGDDEVWQMEAKFVRNMFEMANLPKTVLINWTRKNNYPHPFYKTESMEKSFRSVVLVDRKKYSSTYLEKNKKYAEQSAALVALYALGLIDGSKIKGNTAGMPFE
- the Dus2 gene encoding dihydrouridine synthase 2 isoform X2 is translated as MTSSIGYRNKTILAPMVRIGTLPMRLLALHYGADLVYTEELIDYRLLKCQRIENKVLGTIDFVDDDHQIVLRTCKKEKGRNILQIGTCNPERAVQVAKLVEKDVAGIDVNMGCPKEFSIKGGMGAALLTQTDKVKAILTALVQNTELPVTCKIRVLEKLEDTLALGKLIESTGVKAIGVHGRTKDERPQHANRNAVIKALAEHVNIPIIANGGSGEIACYEDIEHFRQATGAASVMLARQAESNCSIFRKEGKKPIDDVIQEYLAYAIEYDNRATNTKYCVQQMLGSLQESDRGKALLASQQMEEICVLWNMQDKHASWQLKLQARAMALRELSNNCYAEPVLKKSKIGDDEVWQMEAKFVRNMFEMANLPKTVLINWTRKNNYPHPFYKTESMEKSFRSVVLVDRKKYSSTYLEKNKKYAEQSAALVALYALGLIDGSKIKGNTAGMPFE